A genomic stretch from Vibrio algarum includes:
- a CDS encoding NAD(P)H nitroreductase, giving the protein MDALELLLNRRSIAKLSEPAPSGTVLENIIKAGLRAPDHGGLTPWRFVISQGKGLQKLADILVSAAKAENSAQSVLDKLAKAPFRAPMVITVIAKVTDHEKIPLIEQYLSAGCAAQSMQMAAVAQGFQGFWRSGPWMFHPAVHEALDLGEGDAIVGFLYLGTPGCSPMKAPERDLTKFVQYL; this is encoded by the coding sequence ATGGATGCACTGGAGTTATTACTAAACCGTCGATCAATAGCCAAATTATCAGAACCAGCCCCAAGCGGTACCGTGTTAGAAAACATCATTAAAGCGGGATTAAGAGCGCCTGACCATGGTGGATTAACGCCTTGGCGGTTTGTAATATCGCAGGGTAAAGGCTTACAAAAATTAGCGGATATACTGGTTAGTGCGGCCAAGGCAGAAAATAGTGCACAGTCGGTTTTAGATAAACTAGCGAAGGCCCCTTTTCGAGCGCCAATGGTGATAACAGTTATTGCTAAGGTAACCGATCACGAGAAAATACCACTAATTGAACAGTATTTGTCTGCGGGATGTGCAGCACAATCGATGCAGATGGCAGCGGTAGCTCAAGGATTTCAAGGTTTTTGGCGTTCAGGGCCTTGGATGTTTCATCCTGCTGTTCACGAAGCTCTCGATTTAGGCGAAGGGGATGCAATTGTCGGCTTTTTATATTTAGGCACGCCAGGCTGCTCTCCAATGAAGGCACCTGAGCGAGATTTGACTAAATTTGTACAATATCTGTAA